A region of Streptomyces sp. R44 DNA encodes the following proteins:
- a CDS encoding lysylphosphatidylglycerol synthase domain-containing protein → MTPATAPRGGGARLPRLLRILFPLAVVTGIGLALYDRAGELAALLLRPGSVPYLLLALAANAVAVLFTMATWRSLLTDLGPRLPGRTATRIYFTSYLGKYVPGAVWGVLAQLRMAGAAGVPAPVVLAVFLLNLIVAVLTGLAVGPVAAPWTLGAGAWWLVLPGALTLLLVVRPRLLNRLAASAARLARRPAPQARASARGVRRALAAATASWAVSGLHLWALAVMLGAPPLTALPVCVGGFALATAAASLVVVLPDGWGAREALLLLSLTAVLPWQEATAVAVASRVVCTLSEVLVGGAALLLTLPRHSPHVPDSPEGIPCPVSSTPSTTASR, encoded by the coding sequence ATGACCCCGGCCACCGCACCCCGGGGCGGCGGCGCACGGCTCCCGCGCCTGCTGCGGATCCTGTTCCCGCTCGCCGTCGTCACCGGCATCGGCCTCGCCCTGTACGACCGGGCCGGTGAGCTCGCCGCGCTCCTCCTGCGGCCCGGCTCCGTCCCGTACCTGCTCCTCGCCCTCGCCGCCAACGCCGTCGCCGTCCTGTTCACCATGGCCACCTGGCGCAGCCTGCTCACCGACCTCGGGCCGCGGCTGCCCGGCCGCACCGCCACCCGGATCTACTTCACGTCCTACCTCGGCAAGTACGTGCCGGGCGCGGTCTGGGGCGTCCTCGCCCAGCTGCGGATGGCCGGCGCCGCCGGGGTGCCCGCGCCGGTCGTGCTCGCCGTCTTCCTGCTCAACCTGATCGTCGCCGTCCTCACCGGCCTCGCCGTCGGACCCGTCGCCGCGCCCTGGACGCTCGGCGCCGGGGCCTGGTGGCTGGTGCTGCCCGGCGCGCTCACCCTGCTGCTGGTCGTGAGACCGCGCCTGCTCAACCGGCTGGCCGCGTCCGCCGCCCGGCTGGCCCGGCGGCCGGCGCCGCAGGCCCGGGCGAGCGCCCGGGGCGTGCGCCGGGCGCTCGCCGCCGCCACCGCCTCCTGGGCGGTGTCCGGACTGCATCTGTGGGCGCTCGCCGTGATGCTCGGCGCCCCGCCGCTGACCGCGCTGCCGGTCTGCGTGGGCGGCTTCGCCCTCGCCACCGCCGCCGCGAGCCTCGTGGTCGTCCTGCCGGACGGCTGGGGCGCCCGCGAGGCCCTGCTGCTGCTCTCGCTGACCGCCGTCCTGCCCTGGCAGGAGGCGACCGCGGTCGCGGTCGCCAGCCGGGTGGTCTGCACGCTCAGCGAGGTCCTGGTCGGCGGCGCCGCCCTCCTCCTCACCCTGCCCCGCCACTCCCCCCACGTTCCCGACTCTCCCGAAGGAATCCCGTGTCCGGTCAGCTCTACACCGTCGACGACTGCGAGTCGCTGA
- a CDS encoding carbohydrate ABC transporter permease: MTVDSQGTATAGPQDAPGRAAGKSQTPPPSSGPKEVLQPPRGRRSLPSGVLPYLLVAPALLSMAVLLLYPLIRNVILSFQELNRKEFITRETVWTGFDNYTELLGDGDFWTVVVRSVVFTAVNVALIMAIGTGIGLLLNRLGKKMRLVLSLALMFAWAMPIVASVTVFRWLFDEQFGVVNWLMRTLGFSGYEQHNWFETGFSTLVIVLILLVWGSVPFVALNMYAGLTTIGSELYEAAKMDGASGWRTFWAVVFPNLKSFFMITTFLEIIWIFKAFAQVYAMNLGGPDRGSETLPVFAYIEGVGQFHYGVAAAISILTIVMLIAVMSFYFRLILKEEEEL; this comes from the coding sequence ATGACCGTGGACTCCCAGGGGACGGCGACCGCCGGTCCCCAGGACGCGCCCGGGAGGGCGGCAGGGAAGTCTCAGACTCCGCCACCCTCTTCGGGCCCGAAGGAAGTCCTTCAGCCTCCACGCGGCAGGCGCTCCCTGCCCAGCGGGGTGCTGCCGTACCTGCTCGTCGCGCCTGCCCTGCTGTCCATGGCGGTGCTGCTGCTCTACCCGCTGATCCGCAATGTGATCCTCTCCTTCCAGGAGCTCAACCGGAAGGAGTTCATCACCCGCGAGACGGTCTGGACCGGCTTCGACAACTACACCGAGCTCCTCGGCGACGGGGACTTCTGGACCGTCGTCGTCCGCAGCGTCGTCTTCACCGCCGTCAACGTCGCCCTCATCATGGCGATCGGCACCGGCATCGGCCTGCTGCTCAACCGCCTCGGCAAGAAGATGCGCCTGGTCCTCTCGCTGGCCCTGATGTTCGCCTGGGCCATGCCGATCGTCGCCTCCGTCACCGTCTTCCGCTGGCTCTTCGACGAGCAGTTCGGTGTCGTGAACTGGCTGATGCGCACGCTGGGCTTCTCCGGCTACGAGCAGCACAACTGGTTCGAGACCGGCTTCTCCACCCTCGTCATCGTCCTGATCCTGCTCGTCTGGGGCTCCGTACCGTTCGTCGCCCTCAACATGTACGCCGGCCTGACGACCATCGGGTCCGAGCTGTACGAGGCCGCCAAGATGGACGGCGCCAGCGGCTGGCGCACCTTCTGGGCCGTGGTCTTCCCGAACCTGAAGTCCTTCTTCATGATCACGACGTTCCTGGAGATCATCTGGATCTTCAAGGCGTTCGCCCAGGTCTACGCCATGAACCTCGGTGGTCCCGACCGCGGTTCCGAGACGCTCCCGGTCTTCGCCTACATCGAGGGCGTCGGCCAGTTCCACTACGGCGTCGCCGCCGCCATCTCCATCCTGACGATCGTGATGCTCATCGCGGTCATGTCCTTCTACTTCCGCCTGATCCTGAAGGAGGAGGAGGAGCTGTGA
- a CDS encoding NAD-dependent epimerase/dehydratase family protein yields the protein MVERVVVTGGAGMLGSTLIERLLDEGRQVHCVDLRAPRTEHPHLTHTVSDVRDTVTMKRVTADADVVVHCAAALPSYPADTIRSVIVGGTEAVLTAAEANAVPRVVHISSTAVYGLPKVVPTPEEYPREPVDTYSAAKAEAEEVAERFRGREMCVPILRPKTFLGPGRMGLFAMLFEWAEEGRNFPVLGRGDVRIQMFDVADLVDAVVTAMEAPAERADDTFNLGATEFGTIREDFQAVLDAAGHGKRVRSLPAKPALAALSLLQRSGLSPVYGRLLHKLLDDSFVSTDKARDVLGFRPVHSNQDAILRTYAWWREQQRTAGARPAKKSEGVTSVEPWRQGALSLAKVLF from the coding sequence GTGGTAGAGCGCGTCGTGGTCACCGGCGGTGCCGGAATGCTCGGTTCGACCCTGATCGAGCGGCTGCTCGACGAGGGCCGGCAGGTGCACTGCGTGGACCTGCGGGCCCCGCGCACGGAGCACCCGCACCTGACCCACACGGTCTCGGACGTCCGGGACACCGTCACGATGAAGCGGGTCACGGCGGACGCCGACGTGGTGGTGCACTGCGCGGCCGCCCTGCCCAGCTACCCGGCGGACACCATCCGCTCGGTCATCGTCGGCGGCACGGAGGCGGTCCTGACGGCCGCCGAGGCGAACGCCGTGCCCAGGGTCGTGCACATCTCCTCGACCGCCGTGTACGGACTGCCGAAGGTGGTCCCGACCCCGGAGGAGTACCCGCGCGAGCCCGTCGACACGTACAGCGCCGCCAAGGCGGAGGCCGAGGAGGTCGCGGAGCGCTTCCGGGGCCGGGAGATGTGCGTGCCGATCCTGCGGCCCAAGACCTTTCTGGGGCCCGGCCGGATGGGGCTCTTCGCGATGCTCTTCGAATGGGCCGAGGAGGGCCGGAACTTCCCGGTCCTCGGCCGGGGAGACGTCCGCATCCAGATGTTCGACGTGGCCGACCTGGTCGACGCGGTCGTCACCGCGATGGAGGCGCCCGCCGAGCGGGCCGACGACACCTTCAACCTCGGCGCCACCGAGTTCGGCACGATACGCGAGGACTTCCAGGCCGTCCTGGACGCCGCCGGGCACGGCAAGCGGGTCCGCTCGCTGCCCGCGAAGCCCGCCCTCGCCGCGCTCAGCCTGCTCCAGCGCTCCGGGCTCTCCCCCGTCTACGGACGGCTGCTCCACAAGCTCCTCGACGACAGCTTCGTCTCCACCGACAAGGCCAGGGACGTCCTCGGCTTCCGGCCGGTCCACTCCAACCAGGACGCGATCCTGCGCACCTACGCCTGGTGGCGCGAGCAGCAGCGCACCGCCGGCGCCCGCCCCGCGAAGAAGAGCGAGGGCGTCACCAGCGTCGAACCCTGGCGGCAGGGAGCCCTCTCCCTCGCCAAGGTCCTCTTCTAG
- a CDS encoding UbiA prenyltransferase family protein — protein MATPTLTGREAPAVRPPASRPPGRLADLTALVRPGQWTKNLVVVPLGLLGAPHLDAGALGGTLAAIAVFTLASALIYLVNDIGDRDRDRRHPEKRHRPIAAGRIGVGTAVAFAAALGLLLAATVGLTVATGATAPADWWPVAAYVALNAAYSRGLKHVPLLDVFIVALGFVLRLAQGCLASGNPVPSWLALGVLTLCLLLILGKRRHEMAVGGVLHRPALRGYTVGFLDQLLGFTAVLAAVSYVLHVQASPVFGAHGPLVAVLTAPFALFGLARYLQLIVVDSGGGNPTRALFADRMTVTNALLWSGLLTGAWLLDRLGR, from the coding sequence ATGGCCACGCCCACGCTCACCGGACGGGAGGCGCCGGCGGTCCGTCCGCCGGCCTCCCGTCCCCCCGGTCGTCTCGCCGACCTCACCGCCCTCGTCCGCCCGGGACAGTGGACGAAGAACCTGGTCGTCGTCCCCCTCGGCCTGCTCGGCGCCCCTCACCTCGACGCCGGCGCGCTCGGCGGCACCCTCGCCGCGATCGCCGTCTTCACCCTCGCGTCCGCGCTGATCTACCTCGTCAACGACATCGGCGACCGGGACCGCGACCGCCGCCACCCGGAGAAGCGGCACCGGCCGATCGCCGCCGGCCGGATCGGGGTCGGCACGGCCGTGGCGTTCGCCGCCGCCCTCGGACTGCTCCTCGCGGCGACGGTCGGGCTGACCGTCGCCACCGGTGCCACCGCGCCCGCCGACTGGTGGCCGGTCGCCGCGTACGTCGCGCTGAACGCCGCGTACAGCAGGGGGCTCAAGCACGTGCCGCTGCTCGACGTGTTCATCGTCGCGCTCGGGTTCGTGCTGCGGCTCGCCCAGGGCTGTCTGGCCTCCGGCAACCCGGTGCCCAGCTGGCTGGCGCTCGGGGTGCTCACCCTCTGCCTGCTGCTGATCCTCGGCAAGCGGCGGCACGAGATGGCCGTCGGCGGAGTGCTGCACCGGCCCGCGCTGCGCGGCTACACGGTCGGCTTCCTCGACCAGCTGCTCGGCTTCACCGCGGTCCTCGCGGCGGTGAGTTACGTGCTGCACGTGCAGGCCAGCCCGGTCTTCGGCGCGCACGGGCCGCTCGTCGCCGTGCTCACCGCGCCCTTCGCGCTCTTCGGCCTCGCCCGCTACCTCCAGCTGATCGTGGTCGACTCCGGCGGCGGCAACCCCACCCGGGCCCTGTTCGCCGACCGGATGACGGTGACCAACGCGCTGCTCTGGTCGGGGCTCCTGACCGGCGCGTGGCTGCTCGACCGGCTCGGCCGATGA
- a CDS encoding extracellular solute-binding protein: MKRKLIAAIGVAGMMVSIAACGSDTDGGKDGGKATAGGNKTLTVWVMDGSAPDAWMAEVNKAFEAKHPGVKVKVEKQIWNGIQEKVTTALSEDTPPDVLELGNTQTAGYAVTGGLADLSGDKAKLGYDAWNKGMVASNELDGKLYSAPWYAANRVVVYDKAAFKKAGVTPPKTRAEWIDGLKKLKASDPKSQAIYLPGQSWYVLAGLIWDEGSDLAVKDGDKWKGNLSSPEAASAMNFYKELASYSTAPKDKDEATPQQSTDIIPKGGVASWIGLGWEAGGAIDAMKKAGKTADFGYFPIPGKTADKPGSVFLGGSNLAIAERSQNKDLAKEWLALAAGKEFMTKYAAATEGALLPNTDAAQFKPAAGSFAEAMAASSASGKVTPVTPGWANVETAPNPIKDYMTKVLKGEDAKTAGEAADKVINERINQQ; this comes from the coding sequence GTGAAGCGCAAGCTCATCGCGGCGATCGGCGTCGCGGGCATGATGGTCTCCATCGCTGCGTGTGGTTCGGACACCGACGGCGGCAAGGACGGCGGCAAGGCGACGGCCGGGGGCAACAAGACCCTGACCGTCTGGGTCATGGACGGTTCCGCTCCGGACGCCTGGATGGCCGAGGTGAACAAGGCCTTCGAGGCCAAGCACCCGGGCGTCAAGGTCAAGGTCGAGAAGCAGATCTGGAACGGCATCCAGGAGAAGGTCACCACCGCCCTCTCCGAGGACACCCCGCCGGACGTCCTGGAGCTCGGCAACACGCAGACCGCCGGCTACGCGGTCACCGGCGGTCTCGCCGACCTCTCGGGCGACAAGGCCAAGCTCGGCTACGACGCCTGGAACAAGGGCATGGTCGCCTCCAACGAGCTGGACGGCAAGCTCTACTCCGCCCCGTGGTACGCCGCCAACCGCGTCGTCGTCTACGACAAGGCCGCCTTCAAGAAGGCCGGCGTCACCCCGCCGAAGACCCGCGCCGAGTGGATCGACGGCCTGAAGAAGCTCAAGGCCTCCGACCCGAAGTCGCAGGCGATCTACCTGCCGGGTCAGTCCTGGTACGTCCTCGCCGGCCTCATCTGGGACGAGGGCAGCGACCTCGCGGTCAAGGACGGCGACAAGTGGAAGGGCAACCTGTCCTCCCCCGAGGCCGCGAGCGCCATGAACTTCTACAAGGAGCTGGCGTCCTACTCCACCGCTCCGAAGGACAAGGACGAGGCGACCCCGCAGCAGTCCACCGACATCATCCCCAAGGGCGGCGTGGCGTCCTGGATCGGTCTCGGCTGGGAGGCCGGCGGCGCCATCGACGCCATGAAGAAGGCCGGCAAGACCGCCGACTTCGGCTACTTCCCGATCCCGGGCAAGACCGCCGACAAGCCGGGCTCCGTCTTCCTCGGCGGCTCCAACCTCGCCATCGCCGAGCGCTCCCAGAACAAGGACCTCGCGAAGGAGTGGCTGGCCCTCGCCGCCGGCAAAGAGTTCATGACGAAGTACGCCGCCGCCACCGAGGGCGCGCTGCTTCCGAACACCGACGCCGCGCAGTTCAAGCCCGCCGCCGGCTCCTTCGCCGAGGCCATGGCCGCCTCCTCCGCCTCCGGCAAGGTCACCCCGGTCACCCCGGGCTGGGCGAACGTCGAGACCGCCCCGAACCCGATCAAGGACTACATGACCAAGGTCCTGAAGGGCGAGGACGCCAAGACGGCCGGCGAGGCGGCCGACAAGGTCATCAACGAGCGCATCAACCAGCAGTAA
- a CDS encoding GntR family transcriptional regulator has translation MATDAGSTETEGGTPTRTARVPKYYRLKRHLLDMTETLPPGTPVPPERTLAAEFDTSRTTVRQALQELVVEGRLERIQGKGTFVAKPKVSQALQLTSYTEDMRAQGLEPTSQLLDIGYVTADDTLAGLLDISAGGRVLRIERLRLASGEPMAIETTHLSAKRFPALRRSLVKYTSLYTALAEVYDVHLAEAEETIETSLATPREAGLLGTDVGLPMLMLSRHSLDAQGEPVEWVRSVYRGDRYKFVARLKRPNG, from the coding sequence ATGGCCACGGACGCGGGCAGTACGGAGACAGAGGGCGGGACACCCACCCGCACCGCGCGCGTGCCCAAGTACTACCGGCTCAAGCGGCATTTGCTCGACATGACGGAGACCCTGCCGCCCGGCACCCCGGTCCCGCCGGAGCGCACGCTCGCCGCGGAGTTCGACACCTCGCGCACCACCGTGCGCCAGGCCCTCCAGGAGCTGGTCGTCGAGGGCCGCCTGGAGCGCATCCAGGGCAAGGGCACGTTCGTGGCCAAGCCCAAGGTCTCCCAGGCCCTGCAGCTCACCTCGTACACGGAGGACATGCGCGCCCAGGGCCTGGAGCCCACCTCGCAGCTCCTCGACATCGGGTACGTGACGGCCGACGACACCCTCGCCGGGCTGCTCGACATCTCGGCCGGCGGCCGGGTGCTCCGCATCGAGCGCCTGCGCCTCGCCAGCGGCGAGCCGATGGCGATCGAGACCACCCACCTGTCGGCGAAGCGCTTCCCGGCGCTGCGCCGCTCGCTGGTGAAGTACACCTCGCTGTACACGGCGCTCGCCGAGGTCTACGACGTGCACCTCGCCGAGGCCGAGGAGACCATCGAGACCTCCCTCGCCACCCCGCGCGAGGCCGGACTGCTCGGCACGGACGTGGGCCTGCCGATGCTGATGCTCTCCCGCCACTCCCTGGACGCCCAGGGCGAGCCGGTGGAGTGGGTACGGTCCGTCTACCGCGGCGACCGGTACAAGTTCGTGGCGCGCCTCAAGCGCCCCAACGGCTGA
- a CDS encoding carbohydrate ABC transporter permease produces MRTRKPLTVAAVAKNLGALVLAVVFIFPVYWMFSSSLKPQHEIMTKDPVFVFTPTFENYGTATGVDLFWTYVTNSLTVTIGAVLLALLVALAASFAIARLRFKGRKGIVLIVMMAQMAPWEVMVIAMYMISRENDLLNSIPMLTLIYFVMVLPFTIWTLRGFIAAVPVELEEAAQIDGCTRGQAFRKVIFPLLAPGLMSTSLFGFITAWNEFAMILMLNKEKESQTLTLWLTQFQTAFGSDWGATMAASTLFALPVLVVFLFLQRKAVGGMTAGAVKG; encoded by the coding sequence CTGCGCACCCGGAAGCCGCTCACGGTCGCCGCGGTCGCCAAGAACCTCGGCGCCCTCGTGCTCGCCGTCGTCTTCATCTTCCCGGTCTACTGGATGTTCTCGTCCTCGCTGAAGCCGCAGCACGAGATCATGACGAAGGACCCGGTCTTCGTCTTCACGCCGACCTTCGAGAACTACGGCACCGCGACCGGCGTCGACCTGTTCTGGACGTACGTCACCAACAGCCTCACGGTCACCATCGGCGCCGTACTCCTCGCCCTGCTCGTCGCCCTGGCCGCGAGCTTCGCGATCGCCCGCCTCAGGTTCAAGGGCCGCAAGGGCATCGTCCTCATCGTGATGATGGCGCAGATGGCCCCCTGGGAGGTCATGGTCATCGCGATGTACATGATCTCCCGTGAGAACGACCTGCTGAACAGCATCCCGATGCTCACGCTGATCTACTTCGTCATGGTCCTCCCCTTCACGATCTGGACCCTGCGCGGCTTCATCGCCGCCGTCCCGGTCGAGCTGGAGGAGGCCGCGCAGATCGACGGCTGCACCCGCGGCCAGGCCTTCCGCAAGGTGATCTTCCCGCTGCTCGCCCCGGGCCTGATGTCGACCTCGCTCTTCGGCTTCATCACCGCCTGGAACGAGTTCGCCATGATCCTGATGCTGAACAAGGAGAAGGAGTCGCAGACCCTGACGCTCTGGCTGACCCAGTTCCAGACCGCGTTCGGCAGCGACTGGGGCGCCACGATGGCCGCCTCCACGCTCTTCGCCCTCCCCGTGCTCGTCGTCTTCCTCTTCCTCCAGCGCAAGGCCGTCGGCGGCATGACCGCCGGCGCGGTGAAGGGATAA
- a CDS encoding aspartate aminotransferase family protein: protein MSGQLYTVDDCESLTTKQVHGLYKDHVNKSQVSLMTSFGFGQELVESAEGVWITQRDGRRVLDFTGGVGVLNHGHNHPRILAARQRFQERRSMEVHKTYFSPYIAALGHNLAELLPGDLNMSFFPNSGAEAVEGAVKLAYKYHGGRRSRVLRADISFHGKLLGSGSLTGQNASTFQFPGIPGVGIFRYGDLDSVRKLVAELRTAKGESDVYAILIEPLSASTMNECSEEFLRGLRELCTAEDIVLLFDEIYTGWGKTGTLFHFMRYEGLVPDILTTSKSFGGGKSSISAFVAREPVFRKAYDNLTDALLQSTSTTYYGFGEEAVTAIEAVNVAVEDDYPARARDIERILAPGLERIAKEYPDVVAEVRGHGALHGVFLHKGPKILELVTKLVPGAMTRDPRFRTKLITSSVVNALYRDHGIYTYYTLNGDNPLMVAPSLVAEPHEVEFFLDCLDKTLAQGLPRLLTRFVKEKVSSLW from the coding sequence GTGTCCGGTCAGCTCTACACCGTCGACGACTGCGAGTCGCTGACGACCAAGCAGGTCCACGGCCTGTACAAGGACCACGTCAACAAGAGCCAGGTCTCCCTGATGACCTCCTTCGGCTTCGGCCAGGAGCTCGTCGAGAGCGCCGAGGGCGTCTGGATCACCCAGCGCGACGGCCGCCGCGTCCTCGACTTCACCGGCGGGGTCGGCGTCCTCAACCACGGCCACAACCACCCCCGGATCCTCGCCGCCCGGCAGCGCTTCCAGGAGCGCAGGAGCATGGAGGTCCACAAGACCTACTTCTCGCCGTACATCGCGGCGCTCGGCCACAACCTGGCGGAGCTGCTGCCCGGCGACCTGAACATGTCGTTCTTCCCCAACTCCGGTGCGGAGGCGGTCGAGGGCGCGGTCAAGCTGGCGTACAAGTACCACGGCGGCCGGCGCTCCCGGGTGCTGCGGGCCGACATCTCCTTCCACGGCAAGCTGCTCGGCTCGGGCAGCCTGACCGGCCAGAACGCGTCGACGTTCCAGTTCCCCGGCATCCCCGGCGTGGGGATCTTCCGGTACGGCGACCTGGACTCCGTACGGAAGCTGGTCGCCGAACTGCGCACCGCCAAGGGCGAGTCCGACGTGTACGCGATCCTCATCGAGCCGCTGTCGGCGTCCACGATGAACGAGTGCTCCGAGGAGTTCCTGCGCGGGCTCCGCGAGCTGTGCACGGCCGAGGACATCGTGCTGCTCTTCGACGAGATCTACACCGGCTGGGGCAAGACCGGCACCCTCTTCCACTTCATGCGGTACGAGGGTCTGGTCCCCGACATCCTCACCACCTCGAAGTCCTTCGGCGGCGGCAAGTCCTCCATCTCGGCCTTCGTGGCCCGCGAGCCGGTCTTCCGCAAGGCCTACGACAACCTCACGGACGCCCTGCTCCAGTCGACGTCCACCACCTACTACGGCTTCGGCGAGGAGGCGGTCACCGCCATCGAGGCCGTCAACGTGGCCGTCGAGGACGACTATCCGGCCCGCGCCCGGGACATCGAGCGGATCCTCGCCCCGGGACTGGAGCGGATCGCGAAGGAGTACCCGGACGTGGTGGCCGAGGTCCGCGGCCACGGCGCCCTGCACGGGGTCTTCCTGCACAAGGGCCCGAAGATCCTGGAGCTGGTCACCAAGCTGGTGCCGGGCGCGATGACGAGGGACCCGCGCTTCCGCACCAAGCTCATCACCTCGTCGGTGGTCAACGCCCTGTACCGGGACCACGGCATCTACACGTACTACACGCTCAACGGCGACAACCCGCTGATGGTCGCCCCCTCGCTGGTCGCCGAACCGCACGAGGTCGAGTTCTTCCTGGACTGCCTCGACAAGACCCTCGCCCAGGGTCTGCCCCGTCTGCTCACCCGTTTCGTCAAGGAGAAGGTGTCGTCGCTGTGGTAG
- a CDS encoding glycosyltransferase family 2 protein, giving the protein MPRARPSVSVIIPNYNYEKTLRACLTSVLAQTHAPLDVIVVDDASTDRSRDIAREFDVVLIANPHNRGVSAARNMGAAAARGEILFFLDSDTALHPEALANAADLLADDPGLGCVHGVLDPEPLFDDGPVERYHALHAHFWRHRAAGEVRTAFFALGAIRKRVFEETGPFDENLRDSEDVEYSGRLVRTHRILMTGAIRGRHDDVDRLGAMLSEQYRRSQLLIAALGQMREGGLTANRPLGVLAAALTLPTLPLGLLSPWLLLVPALCALLFACADPGLSRFALRTRGPGFLLYFTAVHFVLHQAIVLGAARGTVRWLTEPDFGPSVRRRAVPTATTSV; this is encoded by the coding sequence ATGCCCAGGGCCCGTCCCAGCGTGTCCGTCATCATCCCCAACTACAACTACGAGAAGACCCTCCGCGCCTGCCTCACCTCGGTCCTCGCCCAGACCCACGCCCCGCTCGACGTCATCGTCGTGGACGACGCCAGCACCGACCGGTCCCGCGACATCGCCCGCGAGTTCGACGTCGTCCTCATCGCCAACCCCCACAACCGCGGGGTGTCCGCCGCCCGGAACATGGGGGCCGCCGCCGCCCGCGGCGAGATCCTCTTCTTCCTCGACTCCGACACCGCCCTGCACCCCGAGGCCCTCGCGAACGCCGCCGACCTGCTCGCGGACGACCCCGGCCTCGGCTGTGTCCACGGCGTCCTCGACCCCGAACCGCTCTTCGACGACGGGCCCGTGGAGCGCTACCACGCCCTCCACGCCCACTTCTGGCGCCACCGCGCCGCGGGCGAGGTCCGCACCGCCTTCTTCGCCCTCGGCGCGATCCGCAAGCGGGTCTTCGAGGAGACCGGTCCCTTCGACGAGAACCTCCGGGACTCCGAGGACGTCGAGTACAGCGGCCGGCTCGTCCGGACGCACCGGATCCTGATGACCGGGGCGATCCGCGGCCGCCACGACGACGTGGACCGGCTCGGGGCGATGCTCTCGGAGCAGTACCGGCGCTCCCAGCTGCTGATCGCGGCGCTCGGGCAGATGCGCGAGGGCGGCCTCACCGCCAACCGGCCGCTCGGCGTCCTCGCCGCCGCGCTGACCCTCCCCACCCTGCCGCTCGGCCTCCTCTCCCCCTGGCTGCTGCTCGTCCCCGCCCTGTGCGCGCTGCTCTTCGCCTGCGCCGACCCGGGCCTGAGCCGGTTCGCGCTGCGGACCCGGGGACCGGGGTTCCTCCTGTACTTCACCGCCGTCCACTTCGTCCTGCACCAGGCGATCGTCCTCGGCGCGGCCCGCGGCACCGTCCGCTGGCTCACCGAGCCGGACTTCGGCCCGAGCGTGCGCCGCCGGGCCGTCCCCACCGCCACCACCTCCGTATGA